The following nucleotide sequence is from Catonella massiliensis.
GGTCTGTAGTGCTATAAAGAGAAGCACCGTCTGACTTAAGTATGATGCAAGGAGGCACTTCCTTCTTATCATCCTCCCTAGCCACATCTACTACCAAAGCGCCCTCACTGGTATGTGCAAAGCCATCAGCCTTCATCTTCTCTACCATATCAGGTATGTAGGGTTGTGCATCACTTTCTTTTTTCCAAAGGTCGAAGCTTACATTAAGATTTTCATAATTCTTCTTAAGGTCTGCCACAGACACAGACAAAATATGGTTCCAAAGCGCCAGATATCCTCTATTTCCACTCTGTAAGAGAGCCGTTGCCTGTAAAGCCTCGTTTTTGTACTCTTCATTCTCCTTTGACCTTGCACTTGCTGCAGGATAGATTTCCTCAAGTTCACCCATGGTAAATGGTGCCTTACTAGGATATTCTCCTGTATAGCTCTCATCAAAGTAAACAAGCTCAGGTTTTCTATGCTTTAACTCTGTTATAATGAGTCCCATCTGAAGTCCCCAGTCACCAAGGTGTACGTCACCTATAACCTCGTTTCCTGCAAATCTCTCAGTTCGCTTTATACTCTCTCCGATAATTGCAGAACGGAGATGTCCTATGTGTAAAGGCTTAGCCACATTAGGACCGCCATAGTCTATCACTATCTTCTTTGGTTTCCCCTCTGTCTCATAGCCAAAGTTGTCATTACCTCCCATTTCATTTACATAGTCTGCCAAGAATTCATCCTTGAGGGTAAGATTGATGAAGCCAGGCTTAACAGCCTCTATCTTCTCAAATATCTTTCCTTCTTCAGAGAGCTTCAGTTTATCTGCCACCTCTTCTGCTATAACAAGGGGTGCTTTCTTATATTCCTTAACTGCTGCCATAGCTCCGTTACACTGGTACTGGCAGAGGTCAGGCCTGTTAGATATACTAACCATTCCGTATTTTTTATCGTAGCCTAGGCTAACAAAAGCATCTTCTACTGCTTCTTTTATCACAACAGATATCTTCTTCATTACAACTCTCCTCATACTTTATTTAATTAAAACATCTTGCAAATCCCCATCCTCTATAAAAGGACGGGGTATCTGCAAGATGGCTTTTTTAACAGTAAAATCAAGTGATTTACATATTAACCATTATTTCATTTTAGCATTTTTATAGAAAAAAGACAACTGTCACTGTCTTTCTATTTGCTGATTACTTCTAATTGTAGTTTTGTGGCTTAAATGCAACATAGTGTTGCGTCAACCTTAGAAATCTCACTATTACAAAACAGCCTCTCAAATACCACTGTAATCGAGTAGTAGGCTTTGACTGTCCGCCGTCCTCTCACAGCACTGTAAGCACAGTTCTCACACATTTCTTCCTCTTCATCCATCGGCCTCATTTATCTTGTTAGATAGCGTGCAGTTATTGGACTTTGGCTTGTGTAGCAGTCTTATCCTCTTGCATAACCTCGTTTAAGATTTCTGTTCGTCATACCAGAGATTTGCCCATGAGTTAGTATCTTCCTCATATCCAGCTTCCTTCAGATTCGAGGTCGCCCTCGACACCCTTGCTTTCGGCGCATCCTTCCCACTACCAGGCGGTTTCGGGACTGTACCCGTGAGAAACGTGATTCTCTAGGCAAACATTTAGAAAAAGTAAGTTTCACTCTCAACACGAATATAAATATTGAAGCCGATATGAGGAACTTACTTTTTCAATTCACCTAATTTCTTATTCCTTTACTAAATACTTTTATCTTTATATGGAGTATTTTTAATTCCCTTCTTTTGCAAATTGTTAACTAAATTATCTAATCTTTTTTTCCAAATTTTTTTAAACCATTTCGTATGCCCTAGCACTTTGACTAGAATAGGACTTATAGCATAATACATACGTATAAAAATATAACCATACCAACTTTTTGATAGTATGTAATCCCTATATCTCCTTAACGTCCACACCTGTGGGCAATCATAAGAACCATAAACACAGGTTGCAATGTAACAACCACCATCACCGTTGTTACCAGTCTTTTTATCTGAATCACTTATCTTATCACTTTGTCCAACTAATTCAATAAACCTGCTATAAAACTCATTTCGTGTAGTCATAATATAATTTTCATCTAATAGTACATCCAAATACTCTAACAAATAAGAAAGATTAATATTGCAATATTTAATATCAGTAAAAGAAGCCATTAACCACCTCTCATTTGATGTAGGTCTCAAATAGAATACTGTTAGCATAACCCTTGATCCAGGTATAACATCTTCTATGCTTCCTACTGAATAGTGTCCATTTCTTCCTTCAAAAAATTCAGTTACTAAAATACAATTTTGAACACTTTTAGTATTCTTCAGGTGCGTAATTTCATTGTAATCCTTTGAATTGTGCCATAGGGTTTCACTCTCAGACAACAACATCATATAACGCCCATCATCGTCTTTATCCATTTGAATAACTGTACCTGCTATCAAAAATGCCAATGGATTATCAGTTTCATTATATTTCGCTCTATTTATCTCTTCTTTCAAGTATTGACCTGGATATTTAACATTATAAATGATTTTGGAATAATCAACACACTTACCAGGTTGAAGCGTTTCTGCTCTCTTTAGCAAATTCTTGTCGATAAATTTATAACTTATTTCACTACTAATTTCATTTTTTATTCTCGAAAATTCTTCAGGATACTTGTTATACACATTATTATAAAATTTTATATTCTCTTCTAAAGTCATTTTATTTCCCTCCCAATATTAAGTAATTTTCTATTTTTCTAATTTAAAAACTTTCAATAAACTGTAATATCTTCAATATTACAACCAACTATTCTTAAAATATCTAACTTACATTCTTTTTCCCACTCATCGATATTTGTATTATATTCCTTATCCG
It contains:
- a CDS encoding CFI-box-CTERM domain-containing protein translates to MTLEENIKFYNNVYNKYPEEFSRIKNEISSEISYKFIDKNLLKRAETLQPGKCVDYSKIIYNVKYPGQYLKEEINRAKYNETDNPLAFLIAGTVIQMDKDDDGRYMMLLSESETLWHNSKDYNEITHLKNTKSVQNCILVTEFFEGRNGHYSVGSIEDVIPGSRVMLTVFYLRPTSNERWLMASFTDIKYCNINLSYLLEYLDVLLDENYIMTTRNEFYSRFIELVGQSDKISDSDKKTGNNGDGGCYIATCVYGSYDCPQVWTLRRYRDYILSKSWYGYIFIRMYYAISPILVKVLGHTKWFKKIWKKRLDNLVNNLQKKGIKNTPYKDKSI
- the argS gene encoding arginine--tRNA ligase — its product is MKKISVVIKEAVEDAFVSLGYDKKYGMVSISNRPDLCQYQCNGAMAAVKEYKKAPLVIAEEVADKLKLSEEGKIFEKIEAVKPGFINLTLKDEFLADYVNEMGGNDNFGYETEGKPKKIVIDYGGPNVAKPLHIGHLRSAIIGESIKRTERFAGNEVIGDVHLGDWGLQMGLIITELKHRKPELVYFDESYTGEYPSKAPFTMGELEEIYPAASARSKENEEYKNEALQATALLQSGNRGYLALWNHILSVSVADLKKNYENLNVSFDLWKKESDAQPYIPDMVEKMKADGFAHTSEGALVVDVAREDDKKEVPPCIILKSDGASLYSTTDLATIVERAKLFNPTDILYVVDKRQEMHFEQVFRAAKKTGIAPSELNLTFLGFGTMNGKDGKPFKTREGGVMRLERLIAEITEEVEAKMADREMDEETKHTVARQVGLAALKYGDLSNQASKDYIFDLDRFASFEGNTGPYIQYTVVRIRSILDKFLAEKGITKAELDSFFADKKLVKATTVSERELELVIAKFSDMISLAAAEYAPHKICAYIYEAANCFSAFYHENHILTEQDEARKYSLLKLSYITEKIIVKCLDLLGIDAPERM